The sequence CGGCAGACATTTGGCGCCCGTTCCCAGCGATATACACTCGGTCTGACCCGAATCCGAGTCGTGGAGTACTATACCGGCGAGGACCGTGAACTGGGGAACACCGTTTGACCGAACGTCCGGCCAAAACTCGCGGTGGCTCGTGTATTTGTCTATACATGCGCGTGCGATTTCGTCTGGGTCGGGTGAAGTCATGTATGTTGGGGCTATATATGGTATGGTATTGTAGTACTAGAGCTGCACTTCCCCCTGCGTTACTGTATGTGGAAGGGGAGGATGAAATGACGAGGGGGTGGCTCCACACGTGACCTTGTGCTCCAATGCACATTGATGTCGGACTCGAGAGGGCTCCACTGGCAAGGAGGATATAAAGCCGTTCCCAAGAACTTGGCCAGAGCGGATTATCACCGTTTTAGCAAACCCTCCTCCCCCATTTCAAGCTTACAACGCATACACACATAACCATGTTCGGCACTCGCTCCCGTTCTCGCACAACGCGCCACACGACCCACCACTCGACTAGGACGCGCTCGACACACCAGCGCCGCGGGCTATTCAATCATAAGAAGAACCCGAACCGCCGTGCAGCAGGGTACAAAGTAAGTCAAGTCAAGTCCCAAGCGAATAAACCCCTAGGGTGCCAAGGTAGAATTGTATACTGATACACCCTCACTCTTCTAGGCTGCACTATCGAACCCAAACACGACGCACGAAGGACGTAAACACGCCAAGCGCGAACTTAAGCGAATGGTAAGCTAACGCCATTTTTCGGGTTGAGAGGGCAGTTTTTTGATGTCGGAGGGGGTGATGTCATTGTAGGGTCGCGGAAACGAGACACATGTGTCCCTGGGAACCCGCATCAAACGCGCTCTTGGAATTCGGTCGACCCCTCGTCGGCACCAATACTAATGAATTACACGGGAAAATGATCTGACTGTTGTATTGTCTGTATTTTTATACCCACTGTATTGATAACCCTGAATGAATGCGACTCAAGTGATCCCACGTGCTTGGCAACCGGTTAACGAAAAGCATGCACATCGTAATAATATTAGAGAGCAATGTTCAAGTTTAGGGTAACGACAGTGAGGTGGGACAGGAACGAGAAGAAAAAGAGTCTTTTGGCCAAGGCAGAAAAATGGAGGGAAAAAGTCCTTGGCGACAAAAACGCCATGACAAGAGAAAAAGGGAAAAAAGGAGTTCAGTCTGGGGAAGAAGATCGGTGCACACAAGTCATGTTTAAGAGTTTGTCTATAGCCGAGCTAGGCCGAGGCGCAGTCGTGAATTTGTAGAGATGTGACAAGATTGACACCGGACGTTTATCGGCGGAGGTTGTCGTCGCTGCCTGCGTGAGGGACCGAACCATATCCTCCCTGACCAGTGAACGAGGACTGGTTGTAGGTCGGGGTTCGGCATTGCGAACTGACCCGTAGCCTTGCGAGTCAACCTGAAGATTCGAGCGAGAACGGCCATAATCTCGGAGGCGACGTCATCGCCATATTGTTCGGCGAGTTGTCTGAGGAGACGCGCTTATCAAAACGAGACCGAGGAAACCAGAATAAGGAAAACTTACTGAGCATAGTTGTCCATAATGACGGCCATGGAGTTGAGATCGAGACGGTAGGCCTTGGGCATCATGCCCTTACCGAAGCGGTAGGTAACGTGGTTGGCGCAGAGCAAGGAACCGACCATGCATGCTAGCTGGAGAGGAACGAGGGCAAAGGCAACGGTGTACCAGGAAGTGAGGACCTTGCGCTCAAAGCGGAGGTATTCGCCCTTGCAGCCGGGAAGAGGAGAGCGCGAATAGCAGGTCTGGGAGATGGTAGCTTCAACATAGGGGCTAAAGTAGCCACAGCAGTGAAGCTGATTTTGAATGCGCAGACGGCCAGTGAGACCGATGCCAGTGGACCATTGGGCGTTGATCTTTCCCTCGAGGTTGAATGTCTTCTTCTTGTATGTTACGTAACCGGGGGCAACGAGCAAGCCAAAGGTGATCCAGAGGAAGAGGGTGTAGACGGCAAGGAAGGCTCGGTTGTTGAGCAAAATGCCGGACCAGCCAATGACAGAAGTGAGAAGGCCGAAAGAGGCGGCGACGGTAGAGACTGCGGAAATTATGTCATAATTGATGAGGATTGGCTTGGCGACTTACGGATTAGCTCGGTTGTGTTGCCGACGCGAACAATGTCAGCATGTGTCCAGACGTTGAACCATGTCAAGAGACAGAAAATGAGGCCGGTGAGGGTGTAGATGGTGAGCTGGAGAGGAGTGAGCACAAAGGGAAAATGATAATAATAATAGTTACTTACGAGGATGTTGAGAATAAAGAGAATCCACTTGAAGCGGTTCCAGCGCAATCGGGGCTTCTTGTTGCTGGACCAGCCTGGGCCGCTGCCAAACTGGACGCCCTCGTAGTCCTCGTCGTCACGGTCGGCCATGCGGTTGTGTCCCTGGCCGAACGCATCGAGTCCTCCACCGCGCTTGGGCTCGGCGCCTTTTGCGCCCTTGCGGTTGTGAATGCCAGGGCTGTGGGGGCGCGAGAACTTGGCGGGAACATAGTTGATAGACAACGAGGCCGAGTCTCGGAAGTTCTTTTGGGACGCAGACGGCGATGCTGACCCATTCGACGCTACCGATTGGCGCTTAGCAAACGGTGCACTGGGCGGTGCAAGATCGTTCCCAGCCATGAGGATCGGTGTACGTGTAACGAGGGGCGAGGCAGATGTGGGCGGCGGCGAGGGAGAGGTGTATGCAGAGATGGTAAAGCCAGATACCCCAGAGGATACGGTGCGCCGGTGAGGGTGGGTCGAGAGTCTGCAAACACAGGTAAGTGCTCGTGATGGCTCAAAAAGAGAGTGACGGGTTCAAGTCAACGTTCCAACTGGCGCCGACACACAGGGCCCACCCTTGTCGATCGGCCAAGAAATCCAATATCACGATATTTATATAAAACAATCTAATCACTCACGATGTTCCGCTGTAGTAGTGGTTGTGGTTCCCAAACCCCATCTACACTATAAATACTTTACAACATACAAACAAAATACACACACAGACGAGGTCGGATTCAACTCGTTTTTCCGATTCCGTCCTTCCTCCCTCCATCAAGACCCCAGCCAGTCCACGGCCGTCCCCGCCCTCTGTTCCGCTTTCGTGAACAGCCACGTCCCACGTCACGCGCTCACACAGTTACTGCATACACCTGGTTTTCTATTTTTACTCCGCAATACACTAATTCCATTCTGTACCGAGTAACTACCCTCTTTACACCATCGATAGGTCTCCAAACTTCTCCTTGTACCCTGCCGAGCAACACATCAGTCAATTCAAATCAGCACCTTTATCCAAATCACCTACCCGGGACAGAGAACTTCCCCTTTTTCATCATCGTCTCGACCGTCTTGACGATCTCGGGCCGTGCCTGTGCGACATCCTCCACCTACAACCAACCGCCATCAGATTCCCCCAATTCCCACAACTTCTGCATGATACTCACCGTGAGGTCCTCAAAGGGCCTGGCCTCTTCAATATTCGCCAACGTCTTTTGGAGATTGCCCAACTCTTCGTCAATCTTGACCGACGTTTCTTCAGCTTTAGCGACCTAGTTTTTTCCAGCACACCAATCAATCGTCCGTTCTCCCTTCTACTATAAAAAATATGCACTAACCGCCTTGGCCTCGAACGCCTCGATAGCCTTGACGTGCTCGTTCACATCATAGCTCACCGGCTTGAACTCGCGCAAGATCCGCTCGGCCTCGTCCACAACCGCTTGGTTCTTGAGCACCGAACGGTAATGCGCGATATTCACAGTGGTGGGCTGCGTTGCGTAAAGACTGTGCACCCGTTGGGCTTCAGAGTGACGTTTCCTGAACGCTTGGAGGGACGCGACAGTTTCTGCCCGTGGATTAGTTCGAATTAGTAATGGTGGGTATAATCGACCAATATGCACTCGTACGTACCCTTTCCAAGTCCAAGAGACCCATAGATGCGAGTCCAGTCCTACCCAAACCCGCGTGAGCCGATCCGAAATGACAAACTTTTTTGGTTAATGAGCGGATTGGGGGTGCTTACGATGGCAGCAGCAAGACTCTTCGAGGCCATTTCTACAATGACTAGTGTGTTAGTTTAGGCCAGTTTGGGTGATTATATTGGACTTGCTTGGAGTAGATCTGTGGTGGGATTTTACGGTAGGGGTTGTCGGTGGCACTGCTATTCTTTGGTCCTGTCCCGATATCATCACGTGAAGACTGCCCCCGGTCTGTCCCGATTTGTGTCAAGGATAAATTAAATTATTGTCCTCCAGCTTGGAAAATGCGTGGTGGTGATAAACTTGAAATTTATAACCAGTAGCTAGTTCGACCTGAACTATAGCAGGGTACTTCTGAGTCCATATAGCCTACTCTATGTTGAGGTCATATTAATTGGCGTTGATATATAACTATTGTATGCGCCTTTTAAATAAAGCTGATCAAGCCGCAGGTATTGCATGCAGTTGACTCCAGAAATCTTTCAATGCGTTGCCGCAGTGCCAAGTCCAGCAAAGATCATTTCAACATGAATTATATGATCCGGCAACACATTAGCTCCTTGGTTGGTGTCTACCCCAACACCCAAACGGCTCTACAGTATATATCTACCAACGGTACTCGATTCGAGCTTCAACAGAGGACCTAACTCCTTTATATGGCTTATAGCTCTCTCCGCTAACTCGCAATTGGTCGATCTTGGCCATTGAAAGCGAATGCTGAGGAATCTCAAAGGTTACTATGAAAGATCTTGATGGTTTGGGTGTCTTATCACTAATTATTTCCGTATTAGAGGTCATTCAATAAGGTAAATGCACACGAACCTAGAGGTAAAGGTTCCCTTTAAATGTTGCGTCATACTGGTCAAAGAGGGAATTTCCCACTTCAACGTCTATACAATATTTAATCATCTTACTTGAAGTCCAAACGTGATCTTCATACCTTGGTCTGAGGGTCATACCCCCACCTAACACTACCACCGTTTACACTCAATGCGCCAAAACCGCCTCCAGCTGATTGTCCTCCAGAGCCCGTGTGGGCACAATCAGCACCCATAGCAGAA comes from Rhizoctonia solani chromosome 4, complete sequence and encodes:
- a CDS encoding ATP synthase subunit D encodes the protein MASKSLAAAIDWTRIYGSLGLGKETVASLQAFRKRHSEAQRVHSLYATQPTTVNIAHYRSVLKNQAVVDEAERILREFKPVSYDVNEHVKAIEAFEAKAVAKAEETSVKIDEELGNLQKTLANIEEARPFEDLTVEDVAQARPEIVKTVETMMKKGKFSVPGYKEKFGDLSMVLSTHPHRRTVSSGVSGFTISAYTSPSPPPTSASPLVTRTPILMAGNDLAPPSAPFAKRQSVASNGSASPSASQKNFRDSASLSINYVPAKFSRPHSPGIHNRKGAKGAEPKRGGGLDAFGQGHNRMADRDDEDYEGVQFGSGPGWSSNKKPRLRWNRFKWILFILNILLTIYTLTGLIFCLLTWFNVWTHADIVRVGNTTELILSTVAASFGLLTSVIGWSGILLNNRAFLAVYTLFLWITFGLLVAPGYVTYKKKTFNLEGKINAQWSTGIGLTGRLRIQNQLHCCGYFSPYVEATISQTCYSRSPLPGCKGEYLRFERKVLTSWYTVAFALVPLQLACMVGSLLCANHVTYRFGKGMMPKAYRLDLNSMAVIMDNYAQQLAEQYGDDVASEIMAVLARIFRLTRKATGQEDMVRSLTQAATTTSADKRPVSILSHLYKFTTAPRPSSAIDKLLNMTCVHRSSSPD
- a CDS encoding Conidiation protein 6 — its product is MFGTRSRSRTTRHTTHHSTRTRSTHQRRGLFNHKKNPNRRAAGYKAALSNPNTTHEGRKHAKRELKRMGRGNETHVSLGTRIKRALGIRSTPRRHQY